A genomic stretch from Sulfobacillus thermosulfidooxidans includes:
- a CDS encoding CoA-binding protein — protein sequence MDDEQIRQILQQYRHVAIVGLSPKEDRPSFQVAQFLKDHGYHIVPVHPHAETILGEKVYPRLEDIPFSIDIVDVFRRPEDTPTVAESAVRIGAKVLWLQLGIQNEIARSIAETAGLQVVEDRCMKIEYCRLLD from the coding sequence GTGGACGATGAACAAATTCGCCAAATCTTACAGCAATATCGCCATGTAGCTATTGTCGGCTTGTCGCCAAAAGAAGATCGCCCAAGCTTTCAAGTGGCGCAGTTTCTGAAAGACCATGGATATCATATCGTACCCGTTCATCCTCACGCTGAAACCATATTGGGTGAGAAGGTTTATCCACGTCTTGAAGATATTCCTTTTTCGATTGACATTGTGGACGTGTTCCGACGCCCGGAGGATACTCCTACTGTAGCCGAGAGTGCTGTGCGCATCGGTGCTAAAGTATTGTGGTTACAACTGGGTATTCAAAATGAAATCGCACGGTCCATTGCTGAAACAGCGGGTCTGCAAGTGGTTGAAGATCGGTGCATGAAGATCGAATATTGTCGTCTTTTGGATTAA